One genomic region from Prevotella sp. Rep29 encodes:
- the rsmG gene encoding 16S rRNA (guanine(527)-N(7))-methyltransferase RsmG, producing MNEILKYFPHLSEEQGRQFEQLGTLYREWNEKINVISRKDIEHLYLHHVLHSLSIAKALNFKKGTRILDLGTGGGFPGIPLAIMFPECQFKLIDGTGKKILVTKEIATAVGLSNVQAMQIRGEEEKEKFDFVVSRAVMPLPDLCKLVRKNISNKHQNAMPNGIFCLKGGNIDGEIHPFRKSIEVMEISNWFDEEWFKEKYLIYLPI from the coding sequence ATGAACGAGATATTGAAATACTTCCCCCACCTCAGCGAGGAGCAAGGCAGACAGTTTGAACAGCTTGGCACGCTCTACCGCGAATGGAATGAGAAAATCAACGTCATTTCACGAAAAGACATTGAGCATCTCTATCTGCACCATGTACTCCATTCACTGAGCATCGCAAAAGCCTTGAACTTCAAAAAAGGAACACGCATCCTCGATTTAGGAACCGGAGGCGGATTCCCGGGCATTCCACTTGCCATCATGTTCCCCGAATGCCAATTCAAACTGATTGACGGAACGGGAAAGAAAATACTCGTCACCAAGGAAATTGCCACAGCCGTCGGACTGAGCAACGTGCAAGCCATGCAAATACGTGGAGAGGAAGAGAAAGAGAAATTCGACTTCGTTGTCAGCAGGGCGGTAATGCCACTACCCGACTTGTGCAAATTGGTGCGCAAGAACATTTCCAACAAACATCAGAACGCAATGCCTAACGGCATCTTTTGCCTGAAAGGCGGGAATATCGACGGGGAAATCCATCCCTTCCGCAAAAGCATCGAAGTAATGGAAATCAGCAACTGGTTTGACGAAGAATGGTTTAAAGAAAAATATTTAATCTATTTACCTATATGA
- a CDS encoding MBL fold metallo-hydrolase, protein MINVQRFICNMLDENCYVVSDETKECVIIDCGAFYDEERIAIVDYIRTNGLTPKRLLATHGHLDHNFGNTTIFEQFGLRPEIAKEDERMMNNLHAQAETFYHMQLEEEYPAVERFFEEDKNITFGNQTLQIIPTPGHSRGSVCFYNKKENVLFTGDTLFQMSIGRTDLQGGSMMQIIQSLRTLAQLPDETIVLPGHGGQTTIGEELKHNPYMDR, encoded by the coding sequence ATGATTAACGTACAGCGGTTTATCTGCAATATGCTCGACGAGAATTGCTACGTCGTAAGCGATGAGACCAAGGAATGTGTAATCATCGACTGCGGAGCATTCTATGACGAAGAACGGATTGCCATCGTGGACTATATCCGAACGAACGGACTTACCCCGAAACGCCTGCTGGCTACCCACGGGCACCTCGACCACAATTTCGGCAATACCACCATCTTCGAGCAGTTCGGACTGCGTCCGGAAATTGCTAAGGAAGACGAGCGGATGATGAACAATCTGCATGCACAGGCAGAAACATTCTACCACATGCAGCTCGAAGAAGAATACCCTGCCGTTGAGAGGTTTTTCGAAGAAGATAAGAACATTACGTTCGGAAACCAGACACTGCAAATTATCCCGACTCCTGGACACTCACGAGGCTCGGTATGCTTCTACAACAAAAAGGAGAACGTACTCTTCACGGGCGACACGCTTTTCCAAATGTCTATCGGAAGGACCGATTTGCAAGGCGGCAGCATGATGCAAATCATACAAAGCCTGCGCACGCTGGCACAACTTCCCGACGAAACGATTGTCCTGCCGGGACATGGAGGGCAGACAACCATAGGAGAAGAACTCAAACACAATCCTTATATGGATAGATAG
- the ruvC gene encoding crossover junction endodeoxyribonuclease RuvC — MNNRKAKRTTEKIILGIDPGTNVMGYGVIKVIANKPEMVAMGVIDLRKMGDPYLRLGKIFERVTGIIDEYLPDEMAIEAPFFGKNVQSMLKLGRAQGVAIAAAIHHDIPIHEYAPLKIKMAITGRGQASKEQVAGMLQRLLNLDAQEMPRFMDATDALGAAYCHFMQDGRPESQVSYRGWKDFVARNQKRVSK; from the coding sequence ATGAACAACAGGAAAGCCAAAAGAACAACGGAGAAGATTATTCTCGGAATCGACCCGGGAACGAACGTAATGGGCTACGGCGTGATAAAAGTCATCGCCAACAAGCCTGAGATGGTTGCCATGGGGGTTATCGACCTCAGAAAGATGGGCGACCCGTACCTGCGACTGGGAAAAATCTTCGAGCGCGTGACCGGCATCATCGACGAGTACCTGCCTGACGAGATGGCTATCGAAGCTCCGTTCTTTGGCAAAAACGTGCAATCGATGCTGAAACTCGGACGCGCACAAGGGGTTGCCATTGCGGCTGCCATCCATCACGACATACCGATTCACGAATATGCGCCACTCAAAATCAAGATGGCAATTACCGGACGCGGACAAGCCTCGAAGGAGCAGGTGGCAGGCATGCTGCAAAGACTGCTGAACCTCGACGCACAAGAGATGCCGCGCTTCATGGATGCGACGGATGCGCTCGGAGCAGCCTATTGCCATTTCATGCAAGACGGTCGTCCGGAATCCCAGGTATCTTACAGGGGATGGAAAGATTTTGTCGCAAGAAACCAAAAGCGAGTAAGCAAATAA
- a CDS encoding DUF6057 family protein: MKKRKVSRLMHLTCAVLFCTVTFLYLYYYQAHVLTVIQHVLSGGNTHYDRTIGAILLTLTLYLVHLAVYGITRLNKRMHAFTYFPSILFLTVLTSGPQPPNAPFLFGNWTWVAPLLLIIYVFVVYLSKKIQPYEVEINSKGFFSQLMWINVFTLVLMFIFVGLFSNHNDVFHYKAKVEVCIQDDKLDEALEVGKNAPVTDSTLTMLRAYALARKGELPERLFEYPLTGGSKALLPDGKNVNPLLLSAKRILRYSKKRIVSSDYKLMALLMDRKLKEFVVKYGEYKLRPDTVTNRQAADTTAIPKHYREALAIYYHHRNGVMGQDTAMAADYADFLVLKKKYGNQSPATVKDKYGKTYWWYYFYQ, encoded by the coding sequence ATGAAAAAGCGAAAAGTTTCCAGGTTGATGCATCTGACGTGCGCAGTGCTTTTCTGCACCGTCACATTCCTGTATCTCTATTATTATCAGGCGCATGTATTGACCGTCATACAGCATGTGCTCTCAGGCGGAAACACCCATTATGACCGCACGATAGGTGCCATCCTGTTGACCTTGACGCTCTATCTGGTGCACTTGGCGGTGTATGGCATCACGCGTCTGAATAAGCGTATGCATGCCTTTACCTATTTCCCATCGATACTGTTCTTGACGGTGTTGACCAGTGGTCCGCAGCCACCGAATGCGCCGTTCCTCTTTGGCAACTGGACTTGGGTGGCACCGCTGCTGCTCATCATTTATGTCTTCGTTGTCTATCTGTCGAAAAAGATACAACCCTATGAGGTGGAAATCAATTCGAAGGGATTCTTCTCGCAGCTGATGTGGATCAATGTATTTACGCTGGTGCTGATGTTTATCTTCGTCGGGCTGTTCAGTAATCATAATGATGTGTTCCATTACAAGGCAAAAGTGGAAGTCTGCATTCAGGACGACAAGCTGGACGAGGCATTGGAAGTAGGGAAGAACGCTCCGGTAACCGACAGTACGCTGACCATGCTGCGTGCCTATGCATTGGCACGGAAAGGAGAACTGCCGGAGAGATTGTTCGAATATCCGCTGACGGGGGGCAGTAAGGCGTTGCTTCCTGACGGCAAGAATGTGAACCCGCTGCTGCTTTCGGCAAAGCGTATTTTGAGGTACTCCAAGAAAAGAATCGTGTCGTCCGATTACAAGTTGATGGCACTCTTGATGGATAGGAAGTTAAAGGAGTTTGTCGTAAAGTATGGAGAGTATAAGTTACGTCCAGACACCGTGACAAACCGACAGGCTGCCGACACTACGGCTATCCCCAAGCATTATCGTGAGGCACTGGCAATCTATTATCATCATCGAAATGGTGTGATGGGACAAGATACAGCTATGGCAGCAGACTATGCCGATTTCCTTGTGTTGAAGAAAAAATATGGAAATCAAAGTCCTGCGACGGTCAAAGATAAATATGGAAAGACCTATTGGTGGTATTACTTCTACCAATAG